The following are encoded together in the Blautia obeum ATCC 29174 genome:
- a CDS encoding ABC transporter permease subunit — MKFNVKDFLRKYTMVIALVIVFILFCGLTNGRLLYAQNMSNLMLQNGYVLVLACGMLLCILTGGNIDLSVGAVICLVGGLAAVLISNKGMNPYLTIIICLVVGLLVGIWQGYWIGYKRIPPFITTLAGMFIFRGFGRLILDNKTVSIQNKDFLKVFTSYINIPGLDDTANYSALIVGIVVAVYVIFSVVRSRANKAKRGYRQNTAFSDYSKAVIIAVVILWYCYKLFQYKGISVMFIWVVAICLIYNFITSKTAFGRYFYAIGGNEKATQLSGIDTNKVYFIAYVNMGLLAGLAGLLCAARVGSVNGSTGTSFEMDAIGSCFIGGASAYGGSGTVGGVVIGALLLGVINMGMSIMGIGDSWQYVVKGAVLLIAVVFDVLSNRKNG; from the coding sequence ATGAAATTTAATGTAAAAGATTTCTTAAGAAAGTATACAATGGTCATTGCACTGGTGATCGTATTTATCCTGTTCTGTGGATTGACAAACGGAAGACTCCTGTATGCACAGAACATGTCAAACTTAATGCTTCAGAATGGTTATGTTCTCGTTCTTGCCTGTGGTATGTTATTATGTATCCTGACAGGTGGTAACATCGACCTTTCTGTTGGTGCTGTAATCTGCCTGGTTGGTGGTCTTGCAGCAGTACTTATCAGCAACAAGGGAATGAACCCATATCTGACCATCATCATCTGCCTGGTTGTTGGCCTTCTGGTAGGTATCTGGCAGGGTTACTGGATCGGTTACAAACGTATTCCTCCATTCATCACAACGCTTGCTGGTATGTTCATCTTCCGTGGATTTGGACGTCTGATTCTGGACAACAAAACTGTTTCTATCCAGAACAAAGATTTCCTGAAAGTATTTACTTCTTATATTAATATTCCTGGATTGGATGACACTGCAAACTATTCAGCACTGATCGTTGGTATTGTTGTTGCTGTATATGTAATCTTCAGTGTAGTTCGTTCCAGAGCAAACAAAGCAAAAAGAGGATATCGTCAGAATACAGCATTTTCTGATTACAGCAAAGCTGTTATCATCGCAGTAGTTATCCTCTGGTACTGCTATAAACTGTTCCAGTACAAAGGTATCTCCGTAATGTTCATCTGGGTAGTTGCAATCTGCCTGATCTACAACTTTATTACATCCAAAACAGCATTTGGACGTTACTTCTACGCAATTGGTGGTAATGAGAAAGCTACACAGCTTTCCGGTATTGATACAAACAAAGTTTACTTCATTGCATATGTAAACATGGGACTTCTTGCAGGTCTTGCAGGTCTTCTCTGTGCAGCACGTGTAGGTTCTGTAAATGGTAGCACAGGTACTTCCTTCGAGATGGATGCGATCGGCTCCTGTTTCATCGGTGGTGCTTCCGCATACGGCGGCAGCGGTACTGTAGGTGGTGTTGTAATCGGTGCACTTCTCCTTGGTGTTATCAACATGGGTATGTCAATCATGGGTATCGGTGATTCCTGGCAGTATGTAGTAAAAGGTGCCGTACTTCTGATCGCAGTAGTATTCGATGTATTATCCAACAGAAAGAATGGATGA
- a CDS encoding substrate-binding domain-containing protein: MKKFTLTVFCILAGCIFFLSGIWIYFQKSLDRVELGEGEHAASYQRHYLMISNDKDTGMWQSVYESASKEAEEKDAYVELLSPEQMNGYSQADCLKIGIASQVDGIILEADGSKEEQHLINEALKEKIPVVTVMTDDTATGRISFVGLNSYQTGSAYTEQISGMLKAQGTTSVMFLSTSSSKTQETNLVYSQVKKELEAQKKTGQSVDLTEYCVDSSADFDTEEFVRDMFVNDENLPDVLVCMDEVVTECVYQALIDYNQVGNVKVIGFYYSDVILDAIDKEIISSAIALDMDEIGRYSVNALDEYLSLGHSNNYYSVNQHVITKENTKDYRTEDEK; this comes from the coding sequence ATGAAGAAATTTACACTGACAGTTTTTTGCATCCTGGCAGGCTGCATCTTTTTTCTTTCCGGTATCTGGATTTATTTTCAGAAAAGTCTGGACAGAGTAGAGCTTGGAGAAGGAGAGCATGCGGCAAGCTATCAGAGACATTATCTGATGATCTCCAATGATAAAGATACTGGTATGTGGCAATCGGTTTATGAGAGTGCATCCAAGGAAGCAGAAGAGAAAGATGCGTATGTAGAACTTCTTTCTCCTGAACAGATGAACGGCTATTCTCAGGCAGACTGTCTGAAAATCGGAATTGCTTCCCAGGTGGATGGAATCATTCTGGAAGCGGATGGAAGTAAAGAAGAGCAGCATCTGATCAATGAAGCATTGAAGGAAAAAATCCCTGTAGTAACGGTTATGACGGATGATACTGCAACAGGCAGGATCAGTTTTGTCGGCTTAAACAGTTATCAGACGGGAAGTGCTTACACAGAGCAGATTAGCGGCATGCTGAAAGCGCAGGGAACTACCAGTGTCATGTTTCTTTCTACATCCAGTTCCAAGACACAGGAGACGAATCTTGTCTATTCGCAGGTCAAAAAGGAACTGGAGGCACAGAAAAAAACAGGCCAGTCTGTAGACCTGACGGAATACTGTGTAGACAGCAGTGCAGATTTTGATACAGAAGAATTTGTACGTGACATGTTTGTAAATGATGAAAATCTACCTGACGTTCTGGTATGTATGGACGAAGTTGTGACAGAGTGTGTTTATCAGGCACTGATCGATTATAACCAGGTAGGTAATGTCAAAGTGATCGGATTCTACTATTCAGATGTGATTCTGGATGCCATCGATAAGGAAATCATTTCTTCTGCGATTGCTCTGGATATGGACGAGATTGGCCGATACAGCGTCAATGCACTGGATGAGTATCTGTCACTTGGACATAGTAATAACTATTATAGTGTAAACCAGCATGTGATCACAAAGGAGAATACAAAGGATTACAGGACGGAGGATGAGAAATGA